The Fibrobacter sp. genomic sequence CCACACTCCCGACAGCCCCACCGACAAGCATTTCTTGAAGAAAGGCTGGACAGACGAATACACGGAATTCGGCGGTTCCCTGAAGATTACGCCCTGGGAATTTATTTCGGTAGAAGCCGGTTATTCCCGATTCTTCGGGGACTACGAAGGCTATACGGCTAGAGCGGCAGGGAGCCTGCAGTGGTAACGTCCACGGGCTTTAGGGTCGCCGCCATTTCGTCTGGAAAATGAAAATCCGTAAACACCCTGGGTTCATCCCAGTAGGGCAGCTGCACTTGCACCTTGTAGGCATAGAGCATCTGATGGTGAGCCCCCAAAAGGTCAAAGTCCTCTTCGGATAGCGAACCACCGCCGGACATCTTCTGGTAGAATTTTCCATCGAAACTGTACAGCCGGTCTCCAACGATGGGGAACCCCAGTTCTGCGAGGTGGGCACGAATCTGGTGCTTGCGACCGGTCAACAGTTCACATTCCACCAGGGAACGGCAGGAGTTTTCGGCAGCAGTTTCTGGCGAAGCTGATTTTGCCACAGCACCCGGCAAAACGGCAAGCCTCCTGAACACCGTAGAGCAAGGCTTTCCGCCCGGAGTATGGTACATCTTGATACGGATAGGTGCCGACGGATTTTCCGAAAGCGGCAAGTCGCAACGGACTTCCCCTTCGGGAAATTCCCCAGGAACTACCGCCAGATAGAACTTACGGAGCAGAATCCGGTCCAGATGTTTCTGGAACCTTGACGCCGTATCGGCACTTTTGGCAAACAGCATGATTCCGCCGGTATCCCTATCCAGACGGTGCATGGGAGTAGCCGTCTCGCAGTCAAAGCCCCGACGGATAATGGCGGTAAAGGTGTTGTAGAAAATCCGACCCGTATGATGGACAGGAACTCCGGCAGGCTTTGCCACCAGCAAAAATTCCTCGTCTTCGAAAAGAGTCTCGTAATGGGTGGGCACGTCGGGTTCGCTGTAGTTTTCCACATGGTAGATTACCTTGTCGCCCCTGTGGCCCAGCGTTTCAAGCGTCGCGGGATTGCCGTTAATTGTCACCAGCCCGCGAGAAATTTTTTCGGACCATTCTTCACGACTGTGGTAGGTGAACCGCTCCGAAAGACTGTCCAGCAAAAGCCGGCCGTTCTGTTCCGGCCGGACTTCGCTTTCAAAGAACATATCCTTGGGGGCACTCACCTGAGAGAATCCCTGACGTAGCCCGAAGAATCCCGAAGTTCATCTATCACGTCGAAGGCCAGTGAACCAATCACCGCACCGTCCTTGTAGGCGGTCTCTACGCGGTACTTGCCTGCCGGGACCTTGCTCTTCTTGGAATAGCTCCGGAATCCCTGTTCACGACCGCCATTGATGACCATACGGCCAGAAGAAATCTTATCCGTAAGGCGGTACTCCCCCGTAGAGGGGTCCTTGTAATACCAGCGGTACTCCAGCTCCGCCTTCAAGGCGGCCGGCGCATAGACGGCGGCCAAGAAATACACCTCCCCATCGGGAGCCTTGTGTACCGAAGGTGCCTGCAGGCCGAGCTTCTGCAAAAATCCTGGAGCATCCACGTCGCAGGAGAAATTCTTGCGGTCAAAATTCTGGCAGGGAATCTGCTGTTTCAGCACGAGAGGAACCGGCGGCACCCAGTTCATCAAGTAGGCTACAATCAACAGGGAACTGATAAAGACCGGTGCAACCAAAACCGCCTTGCTCCGGTGCGAAATTTTCCAGATCCAAACGCAAAGCCCCAAGGAAAGAAGAGTGCTGAGCAGGAACCAAAAAAAACCGATCCGATGTACAACGTGGGGAATGATAAAATTCAGGAACATGGTTCCCAACAAGCAGAAAAAGGCAAGGCTCACACCAAAGCTTTCGTACTTTTTCTGCAAGAATTCATTGCCCACCAGCATGCACGCAAGGGCAATGACCAGCAAGAACGACGCCAGGGAACCGCTACTCTTGAAATAACAGACCACCAGTGCACTGAACAGGCCACCGAACAGGAACTGGACTGCCCAGGTAAAACGGGCTTTCCATACCGGACTCCATTCCCTGTCTAAAAAACGATGATGCACCACGATAGCATTGACGGGAACTGCCGTCGATTCGTAGCCGATTTTGTCGGCAATTTGTTGAGCCTTGTTTTCGGCAGCAGATTTAAGTTTTTCCGCAACTTCTTCGACCTTGGTCTGGGGTTCCTTGGAGGTGGCAGGCCCTGGAGCCGCCTGAACCCCCTGAGCTTTCGCCACAGCGGCAAGACGTTCCTTAGTCCAACCTTCCGGGTGGTCCAGCTTAGCCGACAACAAAATCACTAGAATAAAAGCGCCAACGTAATACGCCAAAAGAATCAGCAGGTCGGAACCATAGACCATGGTACCGAGGGTAATGGAATCCCAACCGAATCCCGCCAGAAAAGCGATAGCAGGGAAAAACTTCTCAACCCGCTGGACAATGGGGGTCGCCCTTAATTTTTCAATCCGTTCCTTCGCCTGCATCTTTAAGCCCCATAGAGATTGTTGTCCAGAATGTAGCGGTAAATTTCGGGTAGCAAGCCTTCGGGGCAAACGCCCCTGTTCTTCAACAGGCTCCGGCGGATTTCAGTACTGGAAAAGCGGCCCACAAAACCTTCCTTGGGTCCAAGCCAGAACATACCGGCATAGCCCTTGGCCTTGTGTTCAGCAGGATCGATTATTGGAGAGCCAGCGCGGGCAAACACGATGATTTCGAATTCCTTCATCAACTGTTCACCGTTAAATTCCGTACCGTAAAAATGCAAGGGGTCTCGCCACTGGGGCATGGTCTCGTAACTATCGGCACCGGTCAGCAAACGGAAATTGATGTCGGGAAACTTTTCTCGCAAGCCTTTTAAGAAAATATAGGTTCCCCGGTAATCCCCCTGCTCGATTTCCAAGTCCGAAAGAATAAAGCGGGGTTCATGGCCGGTTGCCATTTCCAGCATCTTGAAACGGTGTTCCGGAGACGCATTGATAATCTTGTCCCAGCGGTCGGGGCTGGGCATAAACCAGACCTCGTCGCAGAAGCCTTTCTTTAGGCAAAGTTCCGCCACATAAACATGGTCCCTATGGACCGGGTCAAATGCCCCGCCCATGACGGCAACGGTCTTAGAAGACATAAGCGGCAAACCCGAAATTGAGCTGGATGCGGCTTCCGGAAACCGATTTCCCCATAAAGGGGTCGTAATGGTCCAGCACCCAGCGGTAGCTGA encodes the following:
- a CDS encoding RluA family pseudouridine synthase: MFFESEVRPEQNGRLLLDSLSERFTYHSREEWSEKISRGLVTINGNPATLETLGHRGDKVIYHVENYSEPDVPTHYETLFEDEEFLLVAKPAGVPVHHTGRIFYNTFTAIIRRGFDCETATPMHRLDRDTGGIMLFAKSADTASRFQKHLDRILLRKFYLAVVPGEFPEGEVRCDLPLSENPSAPIRIKMYHTPGGKPCSTVFRRLAVLPGAVAKSASPETAAENSCRSLVECELLTGRKHQIRAHLAELGFPIVGDRLYSFDGKFYQKMSGGGSLSEEDFDLLGAHHQMLYAYKVQVQLPYWDEPRVFTDFHFPDEMAATLKPVDVTTAGSLPL
- a CDS encoding DUF2914 domain-containing protein, which produces MVYGSDLLILLAYYVGAFILVILLSAKLDHPEGWTKERLAAVAKAQGVQAAPGPATSKEPQTKVEEVAEKLKSAAENKAQQIADKIGYESTAVPVNAIVVHHRFLDREWSPVWKARFTWAVQFLFGGLFSALVVCYFKSSGSLASFLLVIALACMLVGNEFLQKKYESFGVSLAFFCLLGTMFLNFIIPHVVHRIGFFWFLLSTLLSLGLCVWIWKISHRSKAVLVAPVFISSLLIVAYLMNWVPPVPLVLKQQIPCQNFDRKNFSCDVDAPGFLQKLGLQAPSVHKAPDGEVYFLAAVYAPAALKAELEYRWYYKDPSTGEYRLTDKISSGRMVINGGREQGFRSYSKKSKVPAGKYRVETAYKDGAVIGSLAFDVIDELRDSSGYVRDSLR
- a CDS encoding nicotinate-nicotinamide nucleotide adenylyltransferase, with translation MSSKTVAVMGGAFDPVHRDHVYVAELCLKKGFCDEVWFMPSPDRWDKIINASPEHRFKMLEMATGHEPRFILSDLEIEQGDYRGTYIFLKGLREKFPDINFRLLTGADSYETMPQWRDPLHFYGTEFNGEQLMKEFEIIVFARAGSPIIDPAEHKAKGYAGMFWLGPKEGFVGRFSSTEIRRSLLKNRGVCPEGLLPEIYRYILDNNLYGA